Within the Vigna angularis cultivar LongXiaoDou No.4 chromosome 10, ASM1680809v1, whole genome shotgun sequence genome, the region CGTCGGTCAACCAAGTGGGAAAAAATGTCCAACACCTTCTTGACATTCTTAGCCTGACGTTTTTTTATGCCTTGTGGATCAATCATCTTCAAGACAGGAAAATAGTCAGCCAGGTTTGGTGTTCCAACCAGTTTGGTGATATTGGTGACCAGTTCCTTGAACTCTCCGGCTTTGCCAGAAGATTGAACCAAATCCATGGAGAAAATGGTGTTTGATAATAAGTTGATGGTGGTCTTGAAGATCGCTGTTCCAATATCCACTGCTTCACCGGTTTGGCAGCATCGGTGGATTTCGGATAGGAGTTGTTGCACTTTGCTACGCCTAACATCTTGGCTAGCATCGAGAGAGTTGCGTGCAAACAACTGGCCATTGCATATTTTCCTCAAGTCGCGCCAAAGAGGGGAAACGGGAATGAAGGCAAGGCTATAGTTTTCGTGGTTCAGAACACAGACAGATTGGGGAATGGTTCGGTTTGACAGAAGGTGGTCATTGGTTAAGAGCACCTCTTTGGCCATCTCAGCTGAAGACACCACAACGGTGGTTATTTGGCCCAGCTTTAGGCTCATCAGAGGGCCATGTATGCTGGAAAGCTTGGCCAGTGATTGGTGGGGCTTGTTACCCAGTTGAAGAAGGTTTCCTATGATGGGAAGAGGATAGGGTCCTGGAGGAAGTTTGTGGTGTGGTTTTCTGAATCTTCCTAGGAATGAAAATGTAACATGGATGGAGGTGCATGCCAACAGCACTAGCAGGGCACAGCTTACAAAATCCAAATCCATCTTTACACAGATTGGTAATAATATGTTGATGCATCTCTTTACTAGGGCaaccattatatatatacatgaacTCTGcaatattataaactaaatGATACAAAACCAATCagcattttaatattaaaagatagTTGTCATTTGgttattttcaaaaattcagGTTCTCAAACAGATTTTTCGTATTGAATGTAGAATATATGAACCCAAAACAGGTTGAATGTGGAAAAACAGCAGGATTTGACCCTCTCTTCTGAGTGGGCTGGTAACATGTTTGTAATTAGTGGAATGTACATGGTAATGCGCCACGCCAAGCATTATCTTCAGTAACTTTCTCATGGATTACTTATTCCACCACTGCAATTTGCCTGTGAATATGTCGAAGAGCGATCCTGTGCATAGAATTTTGCTGAAAGTGATTTTTTGACAAACTTGGAGTTTCCAATTCCCAAAACTAAACATATCTCTCTTTATTTGGACATATACCAATTTAACACCAATTTGGTTTTCTTATTTGAATTTGGATGTCATTCATTTGCTTAATTGATTTGTACGGATGGGAATATatgataagaaaagaaaataaaaatatatgtatacaaTTGCTCTTCAAATAGTTAAGTTTGATTTTTTaaggtattttaaaaataaaatgcgATCTTTTGgtatttatagaataaaaaaa harbors:
- the LOC108320799 gene encoding geraniol 8-hydroxylase is translated as MVALVKRCINILLPICVKMDLDFVSCALLVLLACTSIHVTFSFLGRFRKPHHKLPPGPYPLPIIGNLLQLGNKPHQSLAKLSSIHGPLMSLKLGQITTVVVSSAEMAKEVLLTNDHLLSNRTIPQSVCVLNHENYSLAFIPVSPLWRDLRKICNGQLFARNSLDASQDVRRSKVQQLLSEIHRCCQTGEAVDIGTAIFKTTINLLSNTIFSMDLVQSSGKAGEFKELVTNITKLVGTPNLADYFPVLKMIDPQGIKKRQAKNVKKVLDIFSHLVDRRLKQREGTHVDVQNDMLDSLLNISREKKMMDKTMIQHLSHDLFVAGTDTTTSTLEWAMSELVRNPEIMSKATEELELTIGRGNPVKESDIARLPYLEAIIRETLRLHPPVPFLLPRKAETDVNVCGYTIPKDAQVLVNVWTIGKDSSIWENPNSFCPERFLESDIDVKGRNFELTPFGGGRRICPGMLLATRMLFLMLGSLINSFRWKLEDGFEPEDMNMDEKFGITLQKAQPLRVVPVKK